In the genome of Triticum urartu cultivar G1812 chromosome 5, Tu2.1, whole genome shotgun sequence, one region contains:
- the LOC125509588 gene encoding glucan endo-1,3-beta-glucosidase 5-like, translating into MGVAGGSGCVAKAAAVAVVVLCMARWSAGGMGVNWGTQLSHPLPASTVVRLLKDNGFDRVKLFDAEDGILGALKGSGIQVMVGIPNDMLSDLAGSTKAAERWVTANVSKHVNDGVDIRLVAVGNEPFLQTFNGTYLNTTFPAMQNIQAALMAAGLGGQVKVTVALNADVYQSATGKPSDGDFRADIHGLMLDIVQFLASSGAPFVANVYPFISLYADPNFPLDYAFFQGSTSPVVDGGVTYQNTFDANHDTLVAALRRNGFPNVTVVVGEVGWPTDGDANANPAYAQRFNQGLLDHVASGKGTPLTPGAPVDAYLFSLIDEDRKSIQPGNFERHWGIFFYDGKPKYQLSLRGNGGGMLVPARGVEYLQRRWCVLKPGADLGDQKVGDSVSYACGSADCTSLGYKTSCGGLDAKGNVSYAFNSYYQTEDQDDRACDFRGLATTTTVDPSTGTCRFIVGIAPTSAATRNVAARAAAVLFAVLLAGVF; encoded by the exons ATGGGGGTCGCCGGCGGCAGCGGCTGCGTGgccaaggcggcggcggtggcggtggtggtgcTGTGCATGGCTCGGTGGTCGGCCGGTGGCATGGGCGTGAACTGGGGCACGCAGCTGAGCCACCCGCTGCCGGCGAGCACGGTGGTGCGGCTGCTCAAGGACAACGGCTTCGACCGGGTGAAGCTGTTCGACGCCGAGGACGGCATCCTGGGCGCGCTCAAGGGGTCGGGGATCCAGGTGATGGTCGGCATCCCCAACGACATGCTCTCCGACCTCGCCGGCAGCACCAAGGCCGCCGAGCGCTGGGTCACGGCCAACGTCTCCAAGCACGTCAACGACGGCGTCGACATAAG GTTGGTGGCCGTCGGGAACGAGCCGTTCCTGCAGACGTTCAACGGCACGTACCTGAACACGACGTTCCCGGCGATGCAGAACATCCAGGCGGCGCTGATGGCGGCCGGGCTGGGCGGCCAGGTGAAGGTGACGGTGGCGCTGAACGCCGACGTCTACCAGTCGGCGACGGGGAAGCCGTCGGACGGCGACTTCCGTGCGGACATCCACGGGCTCATGCTCGACATCGTGCAGTTCCTGGCGTCCAGCGGCGCGCCGTTCGTGGCCAACGTGTACCCGTTCATCAGCCTGTACGCGGACCCCAACTTCCCGCTGGACTACGCCTTCTTCCAGGGCTCCACCTCGCCGGTGGTGGACGGCGGCGTGACGTACCAGAACACCTTCGACGCCAACCACGACACGCTGGTGGCGGCGCTGCGCAGGAACGGGTTCCCCAACGTGACCGTCGTGGTCGGCGAGGTCGGCTGGCCCACGGACGGCGACGCCAACGCCAACCCGGCGTACGCGCAGCGGTTCAACCAGGGCCTCCTGGACCACGTCGCCTCCGGGAAGGGCACGCCGCTGACGCCGGGCGCCCCCGTCGACGCCTACCTCTTCAGCCTGATCGACGAGGACAGGAAGAGCATCCAGCCGGGCAACTTCGAGCGCCACTGGGGCATCTTCTTCTACGACGGGAAGCCCAAGTACCAGCTCAGCCTCCGCGGCAACGGCGGCGGCATGCTCGTGCCGGCGAGGGGCGTCGAGTACCTCCAGAGGCGGTGGTGCGTGCTCAAGCCCGGCGCCGACCTCGGCGACCAGAAGGTCGGCGACAGCGTCAGCTACGCCTgcggcagcgccgactgcaccaGCCTCGGGTACAAGACGTCGTGCGGCGGCCTCGACGCCAAGGGCAACGTGTCGTACGCGTTCAACAGCTACTACCAGACCGAGGACCAGGACGACCGGGCCTGCGACTTCCGCGGActcgccaccaccaccaccgtcGACCCCTCTACCGGGACGTGCCGGTTCATCGTCGGGATCGCCCCGACCAGCGCGGCGACGAGGAACGTCGCCGCCAGGGCAGCGGCCGTCCTCTTCGCGGTGTTGCTCGCGGGCGTGTTCTGA
- the LOC125509590 gene encoding probable carboxylesterase 7, with amino-acid sequence MPISAPESWRRLLWAALLVAPLAALLYQFPIQFPGAPYTKAVPAMDAGAELELEYDMPGVLRVHKSGRVERFDGVETVPPCPSGDPANGVASKDVVLDPAASIHARLYLPSAAAAAAEPGKKLPVVVFFHGGAFFVHTAASPLYHRYCASLAAAVPAVVVSADYRLAPEHPLPAAYDDAFAALKAVVGACRPDGAEPWLAAHGDASRVVLAGDSAGANMAHATAIRLGKEGIDGHGGKVSGVALLNPYFWGKEPVGGEPTDAGYRGGFERAWEVICSGRFGPDHPYINPAASPEEWGRLGSGRVLVTTAEHCWFVERARAYAEGIKACGWDGELQFHETKGEAHVYFLPKYDSDTAVKELAMVADFVRRC; translated from the coding sequence ATGCCAATTTCAGCTCCAGAATCGTGGCGACGATTGCTGTGGGCAGCTCTCCTCGTCGCTCCGCTCGCCGCTCTGCTCTACCAGTTCCCGATCCAATTCCCCGGCGCCCCGTACACAAAGGCCGTCCCCGCCATGGACGCCGGCGCCGAGCTGGAGCTGGAGTACGACATGCCGGGCGTCCTGCGCGTGCACAAGAGCGGCCGCGTCGAGCGCTTCGACGGCGTCGAGACCGTCCCGCCCTGCCCCTCCGGGGACCCCGCCAACGGCGTCGCCTCCAAGGACGTCGTCCTCGACCCCGCGGCCAGCATCCACGCCCGCCTCTACctcccctccgccgccgccgccgccgcggagCCCGGCAAGAAGCTCCCCGTCGTCGTCTTCTTCCACGGCGGCGCCTTCTTCGTCCACACCGCCGCCTCCCCGCTCTACCACAGGTACTGCGCCTCCCTCGCCGCCGCGGTCCCCGCCGTCGTCGTCTCGGCCGACTACCGCCTCGCCCCGGAGCACCCACTCCCGGCCGCCTACGACGACGCCTTCGCGGCCCTCAAGGCGGTCGTCGGCGCGTGCCGCCCCGACGGCGCCGAGCCCTGGCTCGCCGCGCACGGGGACGCCTCCCGCGTCGTCCTCGCGGGGGACAGCGCCGGGGCCAACATGGCGCACGCCACGGCGATACGGCTGGGGAAGGAGGGCATCGACGGCCACGGCGGCAAGGTGAGCGGCGTGGCGCTCCTGAACCCCTACTTCTGGGGGAAGGAGCCGGTGGGCGGGGAGCCGACCGACGCCGGGTACCGCGGCGGCTTCGAGCGCGCGTGGGAGGTGATCTGCAGCGGCAGGTTCGGGCCCGACCACCCGTACATCAACCCGGCGGCGTCCCCGGAGGAGTGGGGGCGGCTCGGGAGCGGCCGCGTGCTGGTGACCACGGCGGAGCACTGCTGGTTCGTGGAGCGGGCGCGCGCGTACGCGGAGGGGATCAAGGCGTGCGGGTGGGACGGCGAGCTCCAGTTCCACGAGACCAAGGGCGAGGCGCATGTCTACTTCCTGCCCAAGTACGACTCGGACACCGCCGTCAAGGAGCTCGCCATGGTGGCCGATTTCGTCAGGCGCTGTTGA